One genomic window of Haloferax mediterranei ATCC 33500 includes the following:
- a CDS encoding cytochrome c oxidase subunit 3 has protein sequence MSTEEAHDDHGHHLPAVQDWPRGFGEASWWPFVTAVGGAGIYTGAGLYVMGQDGIVGQMLGPAVFIGSIFLFLAGIYGWLYHAFVSHFWSRDASQKSASKLRWGMIAFLGSELATFGALFTYYFFIRAGTWPPQELPHLTGSLVIANTALLIASSFTLHWAHVAIRNENRRNFILGLAVTLLLGVIFIGGQVYEYYEFIVHTDFTITTGIFGSAFYGLTGLHGLHVSLGAALLGIVFVRALRGQYSAERHVSVSTASMYWHFVDAVWIFLVVVLYVGAEVGA, from the coding sequence ATGAGTACCGAAGAAGCACACGACGACCACGGCCACCACCTGCCGGCGGTTCAGGACTGGCCGCGCGGCTTCGGCGAGGCGAGCTGGTGGCCGTTCGTCACCGCCGTCGGGGGCGCAGGCATCTACACCGGTGCCGGTCTGTACGTCATGGGACAGGACGGAATCGTCGGGCAGATGCTCGGACCCGCCGTATTCATCGGCAGCATATTCCTCTTCCTGGCCGGTATCTACGGCTGGTTGTACCACGCCTTCGTGAGCCACTTCTGGTCGCGCGATGCAAGCCAGAAGAGCGCGTCGAAGCTTCGATGGGGAATGATTGCGTTCCTCGGGTCCGAACTCGCGACGTTCGGTGCCCTGTTCACGTACTACTTCTTCATCCGCGCAGGCACATGGCCACCACAAGAACTTCCACATCTAACCGGGTCGCTGGTGATCGCCAACACAGCACTGCTGATTGCGTCCAGTTTCACGCTCCACTGGGCGCACGTGGCTATCCGTAACGAGAACCGCCGGAACTTCATCCTCGGTCTCGCCGTCACCCTGCTTCTCGGTGTCATCTTCATCGGGGGACAGGTGTACGAGTACTACGAGTTCATCGTCCACACGGACTTCACAATCACCACGGGCATCTTCGGGTCGGCGTTCTACGGTCTCACCGGGCTTCACGGACTCCACGTGTCCCTCGGTGCGGCCCTCCTCGGTATCGTCTTCGTCCGCGCACTTCGCGGTCAGTACTCCGCCGAGCGCCACGTCTCCGTGAGCACGGCCTCCATGTACTGGCACTTCGTGGACGCGGTCTGGATCTTCCTCGTCGTCGTCCTGTACGTCGGCGCAGAAGTCGGCGCGTAA
- a CDS encoding phytoene/squalene synthase family protein gives MSRHADARPPATDDDLDWCHDAVQGVSRTFALTVDVLDEPMASHICIGYLLCRIADTVEDSSSIASDEQARLLRLYDCALDPDDDTNVEEFVTAVQPHLPPEDEQSDDWMVVANTTRVFRTFEALPTDVREAVTPPVRELVSGMAMFVERYSKTGGLRIQSREELEEYCYYAAGTVGNLITNLVTRGNVDSERRSLLYDTAEEFGLLLQLVNIAKDVHDDYTSENNVYLPAEWLEDVGVPQEEVINPEHNDQTASVVQRTATHAKSFLDDAQTYLETVPLREGNTLAAWAIPFLLAVGTLRELVANPEHAVTGEGVKVSRQEVFAVVTAMNDAGSDSLAEMREVISRQPFHRAATNAD, from the coding sequence ATGTCTCGACACGCCGATGCCCGGCCACCGGCAACTGATGACGACCTCGATTGGTGTCACGATGCAGTTCAGGGGGTCTCCCGCACCTTCGCCCTCACTGTGGATGTCCTCGACGAACCGATGGCATCTCACATCTGTATCGGCTATCTCCTCTGTCGAATCGCCGACACCGTCGAGGATTCGTCATCTATCGCCTCCGACGAGCAGGCCCGCCTCCTCCGACTCTACGACTGCGCACTCGACCCCGACGACGACACCAACGTCGAGGAATTCGTTACTGCGGTGCAGCCGCATCTCCCTCCAGAGGACGAACAGTCCGACGACTGGATGGTCGTCGCCAACACCACCCGCGTCTTCCGGACGTTCGAAGCCCTCCCGACCGATGTCCGCGAGGCGGTTACGCCGCCGGTTCGGGAACTGGTTTCGGGAATGGCGATGTTCGTCGAACGCTACTCGAAGACGGGCGGTCTTCGCATCCAGTCACGTGAAGAACTCGAAGAGTACTGCTACTACGCTGCCGGGACCGTCGGCAACCTCATCACGAACCTCGTGACGCGGGGGAACGTCGACAGCGAGCGACGCTCGCTCCTCTACGACACCGCCGAGGAGTTCGGACTGCTCCTCCAACTCGTGAACATCGCAAAGGACGTACACGACGATTACACATCGGAAAACAACGTCTACCTTCCCGCAGAATGGCTCGAAGACGTTGGCGTCCCACAAGAGGAAGTCATCAATCCAGAACACAACGACCAGACGGCATCGGTTGTGCAGCGAACCGCAACCCACGCCAAGTCGTTCCTCGACGACGCACAGACGTATCTGGAGACGGTTCCCCTCCGCGAGGGTAACACGCTCGCCGCGTGGGCGATTCCGTTCCTCCTCGCGGTCGGAACCCTCCGCGAACTCGTTGCCAACCCCGAACACGCGGTGACGGGCGAGGGCGTCAAGGTATCGCGCCAAGAGGTGTTCGCTGTCGTCACCGCGATGAACGATGCTGGGTCCGACTCGCTCGCGGAGATGCGGGAGGTCATCTCCCGGCAGCCGTTCCATCGCGCGGCGACCAACGCCGACTGA
- a CDS encoding acyl-CoA dehydrogenase gives MDFALTAEQKQIKDMVSEFVDEEVKPRAAEIDETDEFPADLVREMGELGLMGMPFPEKYGGAGLDYHSYAIGLEEISRGSGGLGTIVAAHTSLAGNMLYEFGNEDQKQTYLTPVNEGTDIGAFALSEPGAGSDVPAMETTAVKDGDEYVVNGGKLWISNGSVADTVIVFAKTDPDAGNKGISSFVVRPEEDDGFIVEGTEHKLGDKGCPTAELRFDDMRIPADRLLGDEGDGFVQALKTLNGGRITIAARSIGIARAALDDAVKYAGEREQFDQPIGDFQAIKHKLADMDTKVQAAKLLMHKAADLKIRDETFIKEAAQAKLYASEISREVANEGIQIHGGYGYTKDFAAERYYRDAKLNEIYEGTSEILRNTIGDWLQK, from the coding sequence ATGGACTTTGCGCTCACTGCGGAGCAAAAACAAATCAAGGATATGGTTTCAGAGTTCGTCGACGAGGAGGTCAAGCCTCGTGCGGCGGAAATCGACGAAACCGACGAGTTCCCCGCGGACCTCGTCCGCGAGATGGGCGAACTCGGGTTGATGGGCATGCCGTTCCCCGAGAAGTACGGCGGTGCTGGACTCGACTATCACTCCTACGCCATCGGGCTCGAAGAGATTTCTCGCGGCTCCGGCGGTCTCGGAACCATCGTCGCGGCGCACACGAGCCTCGCGGGCAACATGCTCTACGAGTTCGGCAACGAAGACCAGAAACAGACGTACCTCACGCCAGTCAACGAAGGAACCGACATCGGCGCGTTCGCACTCTCCGAACCGGGCGCGGGCAGTGACGTTCCCGCGATGGAGACGACCGCGGTGAAAGACGGCGATGAGTACGTCGTCAACGGGGGCAAGCTCTGGATTTCGAACGGCTCCGTCGCTGACACCGTCATCGTCTTCGCCAAGACCGACCCCGACGCAGGGAACAAGGGTATCTCCTCGTTCGTCGTCCGGCCCGAGGAAGACGACGGATTCATCGTCGAAGGAACGGAGCACAAACTCGGCGACAAAGGCTGTCCGACCGCCGAACTCCGCTTCGACGACATGCGCATCCCTGCAGACCGCCTTCTCGGCGACGAGGGAGACGGGTTCGTGCAAGCGCTGAAGACGCTCAACGGTGGGCGAATCACCATCGCGGCGCGCTCCATCGGTATTGCACGCGCGGCCCTCGACGACGCCGTGAAGTACGCCGGCGAGCGCGAGCAGTTCGACCAGCCTATCGGCGACTTCCAGGCAATCAAGCACAAACTCGCCGACATGGACACGAAGGTGCAGGCGGCGAAGCTTCTCATGCACAAGGCCGCGGACCTGAAGATTCGCGACGAGACGTTCATCAAGGAGGCCGCACAGGCGAAACTCTACGCCAGCGAGATTAGCCGCGAAGTCGCCAACGAGGGCATCCAGATTCACGGCGGCTACGGCTACACCAAGGACTTCGCGGCCGAGCGCTACTACCGTGACGCAAAGCTCAACGAAATCTACGAGGGCACGAGCGAGATTCTCCGCAACACCATCGGGGACTGGTTACAGAAGTAA
- a CDS encoding DUF7111 family protein, whose product MSEQEATADGITARYYVTDSERVLEFDREGRTAAVAQNIDGYAMLKVRPTVDGDELERYYGFDMALDHAAELLDVSPHDLPIPEDAADMGM is encoded by the coding sequence ATGAGTGAGCAGGAGGCGACTGCTGACGGCATCACCGCGCGGTACTACGTCACCGATTCCGAACGCGTCCTCGAATTCGACCGCGAGGGCCGAACCGCCGCCGTGGCACAGAACATCGACGGCTATGCGATGCTGAAAGTACGACCGACCGTCGACGGCGACGAGTTAGAACGCTACTACGGTTTCGACATGGCGCTCGACCACGCCGCAGAACTTCTCGATGTCTCGCCGCACGACCTCCCGATTCCGGAGGATGCGGCGGACATGGGGATGTAA
- a CDS encoding protein sorting system archaetidylserine synthase (This PssA-like phosphatidyltransferase, along with a PssD-like decarboxylase, is required in Haloarchaea for the archaeosortase ArtA to replace the PGF-CTERM sorting signal with a C-terminal lipid anchor.), translated as MKPRFVGRLGPADVVTAGNAALGFVAAVLTAIDVRLAAKAILLAAMADGLDGVIARRYGGTDAGPYLDSLADVASFGVAPALLVVSVVREMWGFDRLRVVAGVAVAALFVAAAVIRLALYTAYDSGSDETVGVPTTLAATILSAGVLVGFVDPMLLVVLSAVMAALMLSDVTYPDLHAQDALVMGVVQGLAIVLSGNLGEGFAFGLLFLALGYLFLGPRFYWG; from the coding sequence ATGAAACCCCGATTCGTCGGTCGGTTAGGCCCCGCCGACGTGGTTACTGCCGGAAATGCGGCACTCGGGTTCGTCGCTGCGGTCCTGACCGCAATTGATGTTCGCCTCGCGGCCAAGGCGATTCTCCTCGCTGCGATGGCCGACGGTCTCGACGGCGTCATCGCCCGACGCTACGGCGGGACCGACGCAGGTCCGTATCTCGACTCTCTCGCGGACGTGGCTTCGTTCGGCGTCGCCCCGGCGCTCCTTGTCGTCTCTGTCGTCCGCGAAATGTGGGGCTTCGACCGACTTCGAGTCGTCGCCGGTGTCGCCGTTGCGGCGCTGTTTGTAGCGGCGGCCGTCATTCGCTTGGCACTCTACACGGCCTACGACAGCGGGAGCGACGAGACGGTCGGCGTTCCGACGACGCTTGCGGCCACCATCCTCTCCGCCGGCGTTCTGGTCGGGTTCGTCGACCCGATGCTGCTCGTTGTTCTCTCGGCGGTCATGGCTGCGCTGATGCTCTCTGATGTGACGTACCCTGACCTCCACGCACAGGATGCGCTCGTGATGGGCGTCGTGCAAGGACTCGCTATCGTCCTCTCAGGGAATCTCGGCGAGGGATTCGCGTTTGGACTGCTGTTCTTGGCACTCGGCTATCTGTTCTTAGGGCCGCGATTCTACTGGGGCTAA
- a CDS encoding cupredoxin domain-containing protein encodes MRDDGSSDGRQTRRRFLAATGTVVTASLSGCSTSLASGDDFDVGMTATAFDPPTVTVEVGDEVVWRNTSSRGHTVTAYEGTLPEGAEFFASGGFEDEETARNAYSNSLGGLIKGRETYSHTFEVAGEYEYLCIPHEQQGMVGTIVVEE; translated from the coding sequence ATGCGAGACGATGGGTCCTCAGACGGTCGTCAGACGCGGCGTCGATTCCTTGCGGCGACCGGGACGGTGGTGACTGCGAGCCTTTCCGGCTGTTCGACCTCGCTGGCGTCCGGTGACGATTTCGACGTCGGAATGACCGCCACCGCGTTCGACCCGCCGACCGTGACCGTCGAAGTCGGTGACGAAGTCGTGTGGCGAAACACGAGTTCGCGCGGCCACACGGTCACCGCCTACGAGGGCACCCTCCCCGAGGGTGCCGAGTTCTTCGCCAGTGGCGGCTTCGAAGACGAAGAAACCGCCCGCAACGCGTACTCGAACTCCCTCGGTGGACTCATCAAAGGGCGCGAGACCTACAGCCACACCTTCGAGGTCGCCGGCGAGTACGAGTATCTCTGTATCCCGCACGAACAGCAGGGCATGGTCGGTACGATTGTCGTCGAGGAGTAG
- a CDS encoding 30S ribosomal protein S3ae encodes MSERSVSKQKRGKRWYTVIAPENFDRKELGATFADEPEKVYGRTVESTLGELNNDQGANNVKLTFKVNDVGGDSAYTEFVQQELTRDYLRSLVRRGASKVEANVTAVTKDDHRVQLQPVAFTTKKADRSQEHEIRRIMIDLTQEAITGHTYDSLTESVVEGRLSSAIYGDAKQIYPLRRVEVKKFSLEARPEEIEAEEEAAVSVDEEDVAVDVDEDEA; translated from the coding sequence ATGAGTGAACGATCCGTCTCTAAGCAGAAGCGCGGAAAGCGATGGTACACGGTCATCGCTCCCGAGAATTTCGACCGTAAGGAACTCGGCGCAACCTTCGCCGACGAACCCGAGAAGGTCTACGGCCGCACCGTCGAATCCACCCTTGGCGAACTCAACAACGACCAGGGTGCGAACAACGTCAAGCTCACGTTCAAGGTGAACGACGTCGGCGGCGACTCCGCCTACACTGAGTTTGTCCAGCAGGAGCTGACCCGAGACTACCTCCGCAGCCTCGTCCGCCGCGGTGCCTCGAAGGTCGAAGCCAACGTCACCGCCGTGACGAAGGACGACCACCGTGTTCAGCTCCAGCCTGTCGCCTTCACCACGAAGAAGGCAGACCGCAGCCAAGAACACGAAATCCGCCGCATTATGATCGACCTCACCCAAGAGGCTATCACCGGCCACACCTACGACTCGCTCACCGAGAGCGTCGTCGAGGGCCGCCTCTCGTCGGCCATCTACGGCGATGCGAAGCAGATTTACCCCCTGCGCCGCGTCGAGGTCAAGAAGTTCTCCCTCGAAGCCCGCCCCGAAGAGATCGAGGCGGAAGAGGAAGCCGCCGTCAGCGTCGACGAAGAAGACGTTGCAGTCGACGTCGACGAAGACGAAGCGTAA
- a CDS encoding KEOPS complex subunit Pcc1 produces MTRRATLRTTHDDPSVVAAALTPDNTDSMHTTVEGDELVTTIERDSTGGLHSTVDDYVVNVTVAQTVIEATRTHTDTNHE; encoded by the coding sequence ATGACTCGGCGTGCGACCCTGCGGACCACGCACGACGACCCGAGCGTCGTCGCTGCGGCACTCACCCCGGACAACACGGACTCGATGCACACGACAGTCGAGGGGGACGAACTTGTCACGACAATCGAACGCGATTCGACCGGGGGGCTTCACTCCACGGTCGATGATTACGTCGTCAACGTGACGGTCGCACAGACCGTCATCGAAGCAACACGAACGCACACAGACACTAACCATGAGTGA
- a CDS encoding 30S ribosomal protein S15 — protein MARMHTRRRGSSSSDKPVADEAPEWSDVDAADIEARVVELAEQGNDPSQIGLALRDEGVKGVPIPDVKLATGKKVTTILEENDAASDLPEDLRNLMERAVRLREHMEENQQDKSNRRALQNTESKIRRLVSYYQGNKLDEDFTYSYDVAVELLEK, from the coding sequence ATGGCACGAATGCACACCCGCCGCCGTGGCTCGTCCAGCTCGGACAAGCCGGTGGCAGACGAAGCACCGGAGTGGAGTGACGTCGACGCAGCAGACATCGAAGCGCGCGTCGTCGAACTTGCTGAACAGGGCAACGACCCCAGCCAGATTGGCCTTGCACTGCGCGACGAAGGCGTCAAGGGCGTTCCGATTCCGGACGTCAAACTCGCCACGGGCAAGAAGGTCACCACCATCCTCGAAGAGAACGACGCCGCGTCCGACCTCCCCGAGGACCTCCGTAACCTCATGGAGCGCGCCGTTCGCCTCCGCGAGCACATGGAAGAAAACCAGCAGGACAAGTCCAACCGTCGTGCGCTCCAGAACACGGAGTCGAAGATTCGCCGTCTTGTTTCCTACTACCAAGGGAACAAGCTCGACGAAGACTTCACGTACAGCTACGACGTCGCCGTCGAACTCCTCGAAAAGTAA